ATGTCCCGAAACACAActttcacccgaactcgttcATATTTTAGCttgcacatgcacgaaaactctaaataacattagttccgaggctaaattgacccgccaattgctcattttgagtaaacactccgtttggtgcgacttttggcggatcaattagttataaaagataatggaaatttaacatacatgccaatttggccatattttcctaaaataaccagaaaacgagcctaaacaatgaaaagtaaatagaacatatccaatttctaactaactcacacaaaagcatataaatgcgagaattgctcgcttattcatgaaataacgctaaaaaccgtcctaaaaccgtacccaaagataggggtttttgacccctatcaaggaTGTTGCTGAAGAGGTTCCACAAGGGATCATGTCTGATCCTCAAGCTCATTTGAAGGGAAGATGCATAAACCGTTACTGAGGGGGCTCATTTGGAGAGGTTGCCCCAAGCTCAAGTTCCTTAGGGGGACGATGACAAGGCGACTTTAGAGGGGTTGTCTCTTCATAAGATTGAGGCTCAAATTTCGGCATGTGCCCGAGAGCTTAAGGCTACTTATAGACACTACAAGAGGAAGGCGTATGTCTTAGATGATGTTTCCTCTGATCCTCTAAGGAAGAAAGCATGTTCTTCTAAGGTTCCTCGCAGGGGGAAACATAGGCGATTTTAGAGGATGGGCCTATGATTATAGAGGAAGAGCCCAAGTTTGCTCGATTTTACATTTCATGGGGAAGTGTTTTTACTTTATTTATgttctttttgtgcttttggTATTTTTCTAACCTCCTACTTCTTTTAGCTTTTGGCCCGCCGGCATGGGGGGATTCATGTTTTTCCTAAGTGATCCCAATATTTTCCACAACCTTGGTCATATTGCTTTAGTGCCTGCCGAGGGCAAGGTTTTTTTACAAGATGGCGGGTTGCTAGGTGACTGATGTGCATGTTACCCCGCATTGCCAAGTTAAGCTGCTATTTCATACGACTGATTCCCATATGTTATATAGTCGTAACCTTATGATTTTGCATAGGCTTTGGAATCAGCGGAGGAGGTGAGTCAATAATATAACTTTCTTGCTAAGGAGTATCTAAGGCTTGAGATGAGGCTGCAGAGGACACAACAATACCATAAAGCTTCTATCATCCGAGTGGATGAGTTGGAGAGAGAGTTGAGCAAGCCTGAAGGAGTGTTAATCTTGTTGAAGAATTAACGCAGGTTGTGGATCGAGCAGCTGAAGCTGAAGATAGGGCGACGGGAGCGATTGAAGCCGAAGTTCAAGCAAATGCCTCAATTTCTCGGGCTCAAAAAGATGCTTGTACGTGGGAGTAGGAGGCTTTAGGTCATACTCGCTGTATGGCCAACTTGGAGGGCAAGATATAAGGTGCTGAGATGTCTGTAGCTTCTCTGTCCAATGTCGTAAGGCGAAAGGATGATGAGATCCGGAGCATTAAGGAAGAGGCCATCTGGGGTTGTGTTGAAATTTCCCGGATGAGGGAAAAAGTGGAGGAAGAGAGTGCGAACCGTGTTTGGTGGGAGAAGGCTCACTCCAAGGTTAATGGTTATGCACAAAATTATGGAAGGGAACTAACACAAAAAGAGCTATTTACTCTTGGATGCCCAACGAGCTGGAGATCCGGAACTTCTACTTTCTTAATCTCTTTAACACTTTGTGTCTCAACTTGAGCACATATTGTTGGTTGTTGAAGAGTTTAAGAAGAAAGTAATGAATGGTTTGGACCTTTTTACTTCTACCGTAGCGAAAGCTCAGAGTGGGATGTGCTACTGTCACATGAAGTGCTATCAGACTCTCTTCTTGTGGACTCTTCGCGAGAGGTATCCTGATGTAGACTTCTAGTTCTAGCTCAACCTTTACCCTCTAATTGATGATGGGGCCGCCGACGAATTTCCTAATACCGGTGAATTTCCTTCTCCGGGTTGCCATCCTTTGTATGATGATGAGCCAGGCAACAATGACTCTCCTATAGAATaactttgttttgtttttcttttttattttttttaatactttAATGAATATAAAGTAGTTTTCATTTACATGTTTCTCTTGTCAATGTTTGACTATCTTAGATCTTTGTGCTATAATTTTAGTGTAATCGGATACAAGTACATGCGAGCCTCGGAGAGTTCGATGTCATTTATATGTTTAAGAGGATTTTTGTAAGATTGTATTCGACTAAAGATTATGATCGAAATCCTTATAGCATGAATATGATTGACCTTTAATATAATATAAGGGAACCTTAATAATTACACTAAAGTCAAAGCGAATATAGAgaaatgatgtaatttttattatttatttttggctaTCTGTATAGATAGGAAGTTGAAATAACAATTACAACTGGAAATCTTTATTTGAGGAGCATGAAGCGATTGAGAAAGATCTTCATTGGTAGAAATTTCTTATTGTATTGACGTTCTAGGTTCGAGAGACTAGCGTGTCATCCAACTCTTTTAACTTATATGTGTGTAAGTTTAAACATTCTGTTATTTGATATGAGCCTTCCCTCTGAGCTCCcagcttgccctttcctttttttGAATTGCGATTCCTCGGTACTGCGCCATCATTAGGTCACCCAAGAAGAATTGTCACAACATAACTTTCTTTTCATGAGTGAACTTGATGTTTTGCCTGTATGCATCCATGCGTATGAGGGCTCTTTCTCTCATTTCTTCAAGGGGATCCAACTGATGTCTCATGTTGGTCTTGTTATTTGCCTCAGACTAGAAAGTTTGGCGAGGAATGGTCGCTCTTATCTTAACTAGGACGAGTGCTTTGGTCTCATATGTGTGTGAGAAGGGTGTTTCACCCGTAGTTATTCTGGGTGTTGTTATGTAGGCtcataagaattaaatttgtcgAGTACCACAGTTTATTATGgaactatattttttatttttttaaagttaCTATTTTCAAAGTTTTTACTATCTGAACTTTCACTTTCTCTTGTTTAATTAACATTTAAATGatttcaaaactaaaaagttgaacaattaaaattgtttataatatCATTAGTTCTTGCAATTTTATATTTTGGGCTCATCATCGTAAAATTGACAATACCAACCTATaaagttttttattttgcaaCAAAAATAACTATAGACACACATTCATGAATCCGCAAACCACATTGATTATATTTGGATTTTTCTCTAAAATACTTAGGAGGTATTTGATTACTTTACTTTCTGCtcctgtttgcattttcacttaaaaatgagagttttagatgTTCGGTTAGAACattctgtttgtcttttatacTTGAAAAAGTAACTTTTTACATTgctttttccaacaacaaataATAAACAAACATCAACAACAAACATCAAGCTGTGACAACAAATAACACAGTAAAGTAAACCAAACTAagttataatattaataaaagggaaaattataaaattgatcaaatgggaggtccatttacatatttaacccatttaccctaaccttcccacttcccttTACGCGAACGTTCTCTCCCCTCTTCTACTTGGGTGTGCGAAACGGTTGTTGGCTcatccattaatgattccaagacttttgatcttcccatcttcctttaaattgcacgaaatctgcaccatttttcaaatcacaatgtatttctctttttcctctcttcatctcttgattctgcaactttctaatcctagaaaacgaagccatgattcttcatcttcctattcctgctcgttacttggcttctttcttcttgttaccatcaaagaaatggttattctacgttatttccatcgtttttcccagtttatcatattgttattgtcgcttttaagggtgaaagacgcgaaaaatgtaagtatctgctgtTTTTTCTACGTTTTTCCATGAATACACTTtgcgtagtcgatgatttctCGAAGATCTgggaagagaaagagcctgaaacgtgacgatatacttcgcgaatcgattagttcgcgaagtctgcgagtagaaaagttcatgatttcactCGTAGACTtcacgaaagcatcgatatgcgacgtagatcgtcatgtttcagacctcgcatacctcgcgaaaacatcgattagcgaagtaaaatcatctctttccctgcacatttacattcgcatgcttcgccaatcctcatttcgcgaagccgaaatcgtctttttccctgcctaacatgattaatttttcctgaaggtggttgattacataacatccATTTCTAGAAGGCGGCGTATTGGactgcaggggagatgatttcCTTCCTCtatagggagaaatttccctcaagattgacacattcactttgaaatgacttgtttggagagattgtgccaatcttggtgtgcaccatgggacacgtccatcccaaaaggtctggacttccatttctcatcccaaaaggcctggacttcctgtagagagagaaatttctgTCCAGATTAGTCAGGTTCACTTtcaagtgatttgttaggagtttattgtggcaatcttgttgtaaattttgataatgttatgattttaatgttgttattgtggcaatcttattgtaaattttgataatgttatgattttaatgttagaatccgtttttgtttggcattttttttgttatataccacttcacgAATTAGCTccaaaacacatccaggcttcacatatgctaattaaaatcatcaacgaaagcaaacattagcttcgcatgcttcgcatatgctaattaaattcatcaattaAATCTAaatattagcttcgcaggcttcgtatatgatcgaatctgcgaagtcagacggaatgaagacagacgcgcgtaaatattgagtgTTATTATGGGAAAATCATACAAAAACAGTATAAATATGTAGTATGTTgagtaaatggattaaatatgtaaatagacctctcatttgacctagttttgtaatttagcCTTAATAAAAATCAAAGTACTAGCAATAAAGTTGAATTGCAACCCCAAACTTCTTCCGGTGAGGTGACCATATAGTCAACAATAAACAATGCGACTCATTATTATAAAGCGAATTTGggaattcatcttcttctccatCTTTAATACGAACTGCAATGGATTACATAATTTCCATTTCCTTTATCTTTTCTATCCTTATGTTCATTAGGTTCGGCAATGGCCAGATAACACTTGGCGAGACACTAGTGGGCTGCAACTACACATCAAACTTCACAATCAATAGCACTTACGCTAAAAACAGAGATCTCCTCCTCTCTTCCCTCCCTTATAACGTCTCTCAAAATACTTCCGTCGCTAATTTCTTCTACAGCACCTCTATCGGCCAAGGTTCCGATAAAGTCTACGGTAAGGCCATTTGCCAAGCCGACTACACTCCACAAGAGTGTTTCGATTCCTTAAATGATTCAATTGGAAATCTGAGCACAAATTGTCCGAATCAGAAGGAAGGAGTTTCCGTGAGCTATTTTGGAATCCAATACTCGAATCGGCCGGTGAATGGAGTAGTGTTGCTGGAGCCAACTAGAGCTGGGATCAATCCTAATGATCTGAATTCGGAAAATGAGGTTGAATTTTATGAAATTTGGGGCAATTTGATGGAAAAAGTTGGAGAGAAAGCTTCAATGGAAGAAGTGGTGAAGTATGCAACAGGGGAAGTGAATTCAACTTCAAATCAGACCATATATGTACGGATGCAGTGTTTTCCTGATTTGGATCAGAGGAGTTGCAGGTCATCGTTTTATGTGAATCCTATTTCTCAATAGATCGGaaatcagaaattgatatttgtaATTTGCAGGTATTGCTTAACACAAGCAGTGAATTATTATGAAGGTTGTTGCCATGGGAAGGTTGGAGGTTTTGTTCGGAAGCCAAGTTGTTGGTTCAGATGGGATCTTTATCCTTTCTACACTTTTACTGGTTTTTCTACTGCTCCATCTCCGTCTCCTTTGCTTCCTCCTAGTCCTACTCCTATTATTATACAAACAGGTAATACAATGCCAATTTATGTAAATTTTTAAGGGtaatttatagaaaaaaaaaatgggcGTGGTTTGCTTTATTTGCAAATAGATATATGTGaatagaggtatgtggtatgtttttcttttttaaggtTTAAAGTGTTATTGAACCCctgatatatttaaaattttgtcatttggccACTGACCTATTATTCGGTCACATTTGCCCCTaaactatcccaattggtgaaatttcatccaatttagaTGGAGATTTGACAAAACCGTTATTCCCCTCCtatataatgatattttgacatatgagcTTGACATGTCACacgttttaaagtttatttgcCACATAAACTTTcttatgtgaaaataattaattagattaaaaaagaaaaacaaataaaaacaaatctcTGAActcaaatttatcaaatttaagtgTCAAAAATATCGTCACGTGTTAATAGAATAACAATTATGTTAAGTCTCTAtttaaattgggtgaaattgcaccaattgagataggttaggggccaaatgtgaccaaataataggtcaggggtcaaataagaaaattttggataggtcgaGGGCCAAATAGTGGTTTAAGCCCttaaaaaacaaagtatttaaaattaaatttttacgtaattgatgacaataagagtattttttttttaattttcttttcaattgcatttatatattgacaaaacactGACCCCGAAATCAAATTGCAACTATGTagaatgaacttaaatatcaatttagttcataaactgtcagattagtaaaatacataaaattttactatattatttattgtttcgatttagaaagttgttttttttCGGCCGGTTGTGTTttgctgatatgtaagaataatttttttaaaacaaaaatatcttTGGTTGTACTTAGAACTTATCTATttaattgtaatattttgttttgtaaataaaacataccatatacgtttatttgtaaacttttaaaccacacgcCTCTATTTATAAATTGGACAAACCACAAGCATGTTTTTCGGCACTTTttccaatttttaatttatgtaagttttttttttgctctcttaATCATatcaattataaataaatttgcaagtcttatttttatacatctcaaactcatagtTATATCACtgtgatgaattttttttttttaaattttcatttcttttgttgACTTTGCGAAATTTAGCCGATAATAAactcaaaatgaattttttttaagaatgaagttatttagtatcatattttttatttttcaaaatcaacattttgaagttctctctaaacattaactttctctttcATAAAATTTAGCCGATAACgaactcaaaatgaaaattttcaagaattaaatgatattttaaacgattttaattcttcaaccttttaggtttgaagtcatttagatgtttttttatgagagagaaagttaaatAACTTAATTCTTGAaagttttcattttgaaatcgtTAGATCATCTCCAACAACCTCTTAAGTTGACTCTTACgctaaaatttgaggagagagaataaaaaatcagctccaacagccttttagtggctcctcaaatcactaagaacCTTTCCatcatctctattaatagagagcttccatccacctcttagtgtctcttcattcattttttttattaataattcattattgaggagtctctctcatcacactattggtaaatataataataattaataattttaataataaaataataaacaaagaATAGATATAagaagtattgttggagatgatatatgtCTTAGAGCAtatccaacagcctcttaagttaaaatttgaggagagagaatgaaaaatcagctccaacaacCTCGCCTCTTAGTGGTtgctcaaatcactaagagcacATCCATCTTCTCTAATAGAAggtctctctccacctcttagtgcctcttaatttatttttggcctaatacacaaataaccccattaacttgtccaaatgttgcaactgcccccctcaactttcaattgtaacaacttaccccttaaacttgtccaattgtaaaacataaccccaaattgagaatttttttaccccgtatttgaagcaaccgtaaattTTTttccccggattcgtatcacgccaaagatctgattatcatactccacgaacgttgcagattttgtatttcacgtgtttcttcaattggagtccatgtcagcaatttggggttgtgttttacaattggacaagtttaaggggtaagttgttacaattggacaagtttaaggggtaagttgttacaattggacaagtttaaggggtaagttgttacaattgaaagttggaggggacagttgcaacatttggacaagtttagggggttatttatgtattaggcctttattttttattaataatttattattgagaagtctctctcctcacactattggtaaatataacaacaattaataattttaatgataaaataataaataaggaatgaaTATAAAAAGTATTGGtggagatgatatgtcttagtcactcttttaaatcactaagagtcaattatttatattatttttagagatgctcttagtcactcttaaatcactaagagttaattatttatattatttttagagagtgcactaagagtctcttggagatgctcttatcaGTAAAATCTGACAAagtcaataaaaaaatgaaaattttacaaatTACAAAATTCGATTTGTAACAAAATAAACCACAGGTACCGATCTGCAAAACCATGAAATTATATtacatttatttgaaattaactcttttaTTTATAAGGACGTCATGTCACTCACATATATAAAGAGCGTCAATGATACGATGAATGTTGTTCGGGGCTTTTTTTGATCTGTGGTGGGGGTGCCAACATAGCTGGGATGTTGTCTAAATCAACATTTCGTTATATTTTTATTGGATTTTTGTCATCTTCATCTTCAGTTTCAACTACGTTGttaataatattatagtttCGAAACTATAGAtataaggcctaatacacaaataaccctctGAACctgttcaaatgttgcaactgctccctccaactttcaattgtaacaacttacccattaaacttgtccaattgtaaaacataaacacaaattgggaatttttttaccccatacttgaagcaaccgtaaaaacgtttctccggattcgtatcacgccaaagatctgattatcacactccacgagcgttgcagcttttgtatttaacgtgtttcttcaattgcagtccatatcAGCAATTTggagttatgttttacaattagacaagtttGATGAGTAATGTTTTACAATCGGACAAgcttgaggggtaagttgttacaattgaaagttcggaGGGTCAGTTGcaatatttttatgtattaggcctagatataatttaccccaatgtaaaaattaattatttgacTTCATCAGAAAAGGGAGGCATTGCATCTAAAACCGTCATGATTATCGTGGCTGCCGTTGTCATCAGTTTCTTGGTTGTGATGAACTTATTGTACATATTATACCATAGAAACAAGACATCTAATCTCCAACGTATCAAAGGTAATTAACTTTATTATATTTGTTTTCTCATTTCTGTTTGTaagatatataatataattttgttttgtttttaaagATTCTCATGAAGACGATGATGAAATTAGTACTGTTGAGTCCTTGCAATTTGATATTGAGACTCTCCAAATTGCTACAAATAATTTCTCAATTCACAATAAGCTCGGAGAAGGCGGATTTGGAGCCGTTTACAAGGTAAACTCACCCGTGTGGTTCTTGACATATATAAATTGTCAGGATTTTTTAGGACGGAGGCATGGCAGGTCTTGACATTTTATAGGCTCTAGGCTAAACAAGATAATAAAGAAgatgaaaattatcaaaaaaaaaaaaaaaaaaaacaaaaaaaaacaaacaaaaaaaaaaaacctgaagaagatgaaacgATGAGATATCGAAATTTAAGATTTTGATCTACTAGAGCTTCGTGATCTCCATCCGGATTGGTGGATTATGAAGTTTTCTTATTATACATGTATAgtaccaattttttttgggcaaTTGGATCTCCTTTCTAGCTTGGGCCTAGGTGGACGCACTCCCCATCTAAGCTTAGGGTCGACCCTAGATCGGAGGGAGCATGGATTGTTCACTAATGCCAACCTAGATGGAATTAGGAAAGTTTTCTTTGGCTCTTAGTAATCCGCTAATACTTAAAAATATATGTCTCCACTATAATGTTTTCAGGGCATGCTTCTCGATGGACGAACTATAGCTGTGAAGAGATGCTCAAAAGATTCATCACAGGGAAAGTTTGAATTTGAAAATGAGGTCCTATTATTAGTGAAGCTTCAACACAAAAATTTGGTTAGACTTTTTGGCTATTGTTTTCAAGAGAATGAAAGACTTCTGGCCTATGAGTTCATTCCAAATAAGAGCCTTGATTGTTATATCTTtggtaatttttcttatttcttattGATTAGTGTCAATTTTGTCCACAAGGTCTgggaagatcaattttaactttACCGTATAAAAAGTACCGTTCAATATTGTTCCTAAAATCTTGGAAAAAAATATTGTTCCCAAAGGAAAAAGTCCTAGCTCAATTTTATCTCTTTTCAAGCGATTCTGATCATCTTTACTTTTTTGAAAATAGTAGGATTGAGCTAAAATTTCTATAATGAGGTAAAATAGAACTAAATTTTGTATTGTGCGAGCAACATTAGGTTGTTTTGTATGataagaataaaattaattttcccGATTATAATTTTAACGATAAGTTTAACAGGGATAAATGTCAATTTTACAGTTTATGTCATTGCGGAAAATCAAATTTGCTTTTATTGTACTAAATGACCTAATATTGTCTTTATGGTAAAAACTCTAAAGTTTAATTTTACCCTTTCTGGAGATACCGTCAGTAATTTTTATATGTATTTACTTAAAAAGGGCAATATTGAACTAATCTTTCTACTACAAAAGTAGtattgcaccattttatacaatgagataaaaaagAACTTTTATTATCAAATCCTGACTTGTTTTAAATGATTCAACTTGTAGATTCTCACAAGCGATTAATACTAGATTGGAACAAGCGATATAAAATAATAGAGGGTATTGCTCGAGGAATTCTTTATCTTCATCAAGATTCTCGAATTCAAATTATTCATCGTGACCTCAAGCCAAGCAACATTCTGTTAGATGACCAAATGAATCCAAAAATCTCAGATTTTGGAACTGCAAGATTGTTTGAGGTGGATCAATCTCAAATTGCCACTCGTAGAATTGTCGGAACGTAGTAAGtatatatcaaaatcaaactttactgtcattttattttatcttttctGATATATATTAAACATTTAGTTTGCAAATTAGCTAATTCCATCTTGATCATTATTTAATggaatttttttacaaattaacAGAAATATTTTTActacttataattatttacagaATGATATATAGGGAGAAAGATAAGCTAATTTACAGTGGATCAATGATGGTCTATAATGACAAATTACTTTTTGTCGCTAAATATAAAATTTCAGTTGATAATGAGGGAATCAGCTACGATAATAACCATACATAGTTGATGTTTAGTcaaattcttttatatataatttttcatattttcgttAATCAATTGAACTTTATAGTGttttagggtccgtttgtttcaACTGCTCCTAATAAATAGTAGatattagtttatttttatataaaaaacaaCTGTTTCGAATTTTTACTTTACGCTTTTTATCTCATGTTTAAATTTAAAAGGCAAAAAACAGTTccgaaaattgaaaacaaactgACACTTATTCTTATTGCGCTACTCTATATACAGAAT
The window above is part of the Euphorbia lathyris chromosome 3, ddEupLath1.1, whole genome shotgun sequence genome. Proteins encoded here:
- the LOC136222094 gene encoding cysteine-rich receptor-like protein kinase 44: MDYIISISFIFSILMFIRFGNGQITLGETLVGCNYTSNFTINSTYAKNRDLLLSSLPYNVSQNTSVANFFYSTSIGQGSDKVYGKAICQADYTPQECFDSLNDSIGNLSTNCPNQKEGVSVSYFGIQYSNRPVNGVVLLEPTRAGINPNDLNSENEVEFYEIWGNLMEKVGEKASMEEVVKYATGEVNSTSNQTIYVRMQCFPDLDQRSCRYCLTQAVNYYEGCCHGKVGGFVRKPSCWFRWDLYPFYTFTGFSTAPSPSPLLPPSPTPIIIQTEKGGIASKTVMIIVAAVVISFLVVMNLLYILYHRNKTSNLQRIKDSHEDDDEISTVESLQFDIETLQIATNNFSIHNKLGEGGFGAVYKGMLLDGRTIAVKRCSKDSSQGKFEFENEVLLLVKLQHKNLVRLFGYCFQENERLLAYEFIPNKSLDCYIFDSHKRLILDWNKRYKIIEGIARGILYLHQDSRIQIIHRDLKPSNILLDDQMNPKISDFGTARLFEVDQSQIATRRIVGTYGYMAPEYAMHGQISIKSDVYSFGVLVLEILSGQKVSHFGYGELNHGNLLTHAWRNWKEGTPLNVIDKISLSDGSTQEMIRCIHIALLCVQEDLGKRPTMPSIILMLSSSSISLPVPSKPAYFMGTIDEFEAQQSLDHHFIKDESENQISLSDQGPR